The Arachis hypogaea cultivar Tifrunner chromosome 16, arahy.Tifrunner.gnm2.J5K5, whole genome shotgun sequence genome contains a region encoding:
- the LOC112758401 gene encoding uncharacterized protein At5g41620: MERGREEKREEGIMVFVDKRGGSSTPPPLWRLQLPSHHSRINIQEFLNCPTSSSLSARELCAQLWETQPYHMALLPRCRRKGNTLLKLPKHFADPPDSPYHQPKLERNSKRHVQASPLKHRRSVESKGCAPQPVSPASYCNSVKVAPYNLSVNPTSSAELRGKCGDPKTSRELLKVLSRISSLEEQNASSMSVIKALKMELDLSQVQVRELLQEKRMSKQEMEILMRQIEEDKLVRKNNEHEKVKATVQSMNEEIEEERRLRQHSESVCRKLTRELSEMKSSLSSCLRDLEREQKGRILLENLCDDFAKGIRDYEREARSLTQNNGAETGQVKGENNLDRLMLHISEAWLDERRQTKQVQSGGRDSVVDKLGVDIETFLQAKRSVDSGRCSSHTPKEIHPCLHSLDNAAMRKQVQSEECELATQAQKETIEKHVGSSSISSEGDKVYPETENIFGEGSVVTGNCRPKLSDMSESCSSSKLPKGVNENSLMAKLLEARLQPHKPSM; the protein is encoded by the exons GAGGAGAAAAGGGAAGAAGGAATAATGGTGTTTGTGGACAAAAGGGGTGGTTCTTCTACTCCTCCACCCTTATGGAGGCTTCAGCTTCCATCTCACCACTCCAGAATCAACATTCAAGAATTCCTCAACTGCCCCACATCATCGTCACTCTCTGCCAGAGAGCTCTGTGCACAACTCTGGGAGACTCAGCCCTACCACATGGCACTACTTCCCCGCTGCCGCCGCAAGGGCAACACACTTCTTAAGCTTCCTAAACACTTTGCTGACCCTCCTGATAGCCCCTATCACCAG CCCAAATTAGAACGTAATTCGAAAAGACATGTCCAAGCATCACCTCTCAAGCACCGTAGATCAGTTGAAAGTAAGGGTTGTGCTCCTCAGCCAGTGTCCCCTGCAAGTTACTGTAACTCCGTGAAA GTGGCACCGTACAATCTTTCAGTAAATCCAACAAGTTCTGCGGAGTTAAGGGGTAAATGTGGCGACCCTAAAACATCAAGAGAGTTACTCAAAGTACTGAGCCGCATCTCGAGCCTTGAAGAACAGAATGCATCGAGTATGTCAGTGATAAAAGCCTTGAAAATGGAGCTAGATCTTTCTCAGGTACAGGTCAGAGAGTTACTACAAGAAAAGCGAATGAGTAAGCAGGAAATGGAGATCCTAATGAGGCAAATAGAAGAGGACAAGCTTGTGAGGAAGAACAATGAACATGAAAAAGTTAAAGCTACAGTTCAATCAATGAATgaagagatagaagaagaaaggaggttGAGACAGCATTCGGAAAGCGTTTGTCGAAAGCTCACAAGGGAGCTTTCGGAGATGAAGTCTTCACTGTCAAGTTGTCTCAGAGATCTTGAAAGAGAGCAAAAAGGTCGGATCCTATTGGAGAATCTGTGTGACGACTTTGCCAAAGGAATAAGAGACTATGAACGAGAAGCACGTTCTCTAACACAGAATAATGGCGCTGAGACGGGTCAGGTTAAAGGTGAAAATAACCTTGATAGGCTAATGCTTCATATTTCAGAGGCTTGGCTTGATGAGCGCAGGCAAACGAAGCAAGTCCAATCAGGAGGAAGAGATTCTGTTGTTGACAAGTTAGGTGTTGATATTGAAACATTTCTTCAAGCGAAAAGGTCGGTTGATTCAGGCAGATGCAGTAGCCACACCCCAAAAGAGATTCACCCATGCCTGCATTCACTGGATAATGCAGCAATGAGGAAACAGGTTCAGTCAGAAGAATGTGAATTGGCAACACAAGCTCAAAAGGAAACGATTGAAAAGCATGTTGGGAGCAGTTCTATATCATCAGAAGGTGATAAGGTTTATCCAGAGACAGAGAACATTTTCGGGGAGGGTTCAGTGGTTACAGGGAATTGTAGGCCTAAGCTGAGTGACATGTCTGAGTCTTGTTCTTCTTCCAAATTGCCAAAGGGAGTTAATGAGAACTCGCTGATGGCAAAACTGCTTGAAGCAAGATTACAGCCCCACAAACCTTCAATGTGA